One window of Chryseobacterium indologenes genomic DNA carries:
- a CDS encoding diflavin oxidoreductase — protein MLSETKLNVLKQISGDLSRDEAIWASGYLAGIAGGTSLTAVLPPQQLNNSTQNAVKKITLAYGTETGNSKKLATALAGIVKKKGLQVKLADLSQYKPKDLAKEEFFFIVISTQGEGEPPALAKKFYDYIHENEIDLSGLKYGVLALGDSSYPLFCQTGEDVDSRFEILGAQRIIPIRKCDIDYEQEASHWIEHVVETVNKNADQSSKNVAAPKVSTGRKKYQGKVSAIINLNDITSEKETYHIEIETEEALTYQPGAALGVIPFNSKSVVDEIITLTGIDPQKQIQTAKVTASVEVLLHKHLNISYLLKSVVAQYAKITGHSIPEVRLSLLDLLRIYPVKNAEEFEEILHIVTAQAPRLYSISSSLEAHGDTEIHITVAKSEFFIDHQKHNGLCSGFLSEFKEGEEVEFYIQDAGHFKLPEADKDIIMIGPGTGIAPFRSFLWERDATGAEGRNWLFFGDRNFVSDFLYQAELQDFLKTGSLTHLDLAFSRDTNEKIYVQHRLEQKAQEVFYWLEGGASVYVCGAKEPMARDVEQTLLNIIQNEGKRSKEDAVNYLEEMELDGRYAKDVY, from the coding sequence ATGCTGTCTGAAACTAAATTAAATGTATTAAAACAAATCTCCGGAGACCTTTCCAGAGACGAAGCCATCTGGGCAAGCGGATATCTTGCGGGTATTGCCGGAGGAACTTCACTGACCGCTGTACTACCGCCACAGCAACTCAATAACAGCACTCAAAATGCTGTAAAAAAAATAACGCTGGCTTACGGAACAGAAACCGGAAACAGCAAAAAACTGGCTACAGCACTGGCAGGTATCGTGAAGAAAAAAGGACTTCAGGTTAAACTTGCTGATCTTTCGCAATACAAACCTAAAGATCTGGCTAAAGAAGAATTCTTTTTCATTGTGATCAGCACTCAGGGAGAAGGGGAACCGCCAGCCCTTGCCAAAAAATTCTACGATTATATTCATGAAAATGAAATTGATCTCAGCGGATTGAAATATGGAGTACTGGCCTTGGGAGACAGCAGTTATCCGCTGTTCTGCCAAACCGGAGAAGATGTAGATTCACGTTTTGAAATATTAGGGGCACAGCGCATTATTCCAATCAGGAAATGCGATATAGACTATGAACAGGAAGCTTCTCACTGGATAGAACATGTAGTAGAAACGGTAAATAAAAATGCAGATCAGAGTTCAAAAAATGTTGCAGCACCAAAGGTTTCTACCGGAAGAAAGAAATACCAGGGGAAAGTTTCAGCCATCATCAATCTGAACGATATTACTTCTGAAAAAGAAACCTATCATATTGAAATTGAAACAGAAGAAGCACTTACTTATCAACCTGGAGCAGCTTTGGGAGTTATCCCGTTCAATTCAAAATCTGTAGTGGATGAAATTATTACGCTGACAGGAATTGATCCTCAGAAACAGATACAAACAGCTAAGGTTACAGCTTCTGTTGAAGTACTTTTACACAAACATCTTAACATCAGCTATTTACTCAAATCTGTTGTTGCACAATATGCAAAAATAACGGGACATTCCATCCCGGAAGTGAGACTCAGCCTTCTAGATCTCCTCAGAATTTATCCCGTAAAAAATGCAGAGGAATTTGAAGAAATCTTACATATAGTAACCGCTCAGGCACCACGTCTGTATTCAATCTCATCCTCTCTGGAAGCACATGGTGACACGGAAATTCATATTACCGTTGCGAAATCAGAGTTCTTTATTGATCATCAGAAACACAACGGATTATGCAGTGGTTTTCTGAGTGAATTTAAAGAAGGAGAAGAGGTTGAATTTTATATTCAGGATGCAGGACACTTCAAACTTCCGGAAGCCGATAAAGACATCATTATGATAGGACCGGGAACAGGTATTGCGCCATTCAGATCTTTTCTTTGGGAACGTGATGCAACAGGTGCAGAAGGAAGAAACTGGCTGTTTTTCGGAGACAGGAATTTCGTTTCAGATTTTCTTTACCAGGCTGAACTTCAGGATTTCCTTAAAACAGGCAGCTTAACTCATTTAGATCTTGCTTTTTCCAGGGATACAAATGAAAAAATATATGTTCAGCACAGGTTGGAGCAAAAAGCTCAGGAAGTATTTTACTGGTTGGAAGGTGGTGCATCAGTATACGTATGTGGCGCTAAAGAACCAATGGCCCGTGATGTGGAACAAACACTTCTGAACATTATTCAGAATGAAGGAAAACGCAGCAAAGAAGATGCTGTAAACTATCTGGAAGAAATGGAGCTTGATGGCAGATATGCCAAAGATGTTTATTAG
- a CDS encoding NADPH-dependent assimilatory sulfite reductase hemoprotein subunit encodes MNNDKENLSPVERIKTSSNGLRGSLKESLADQFTGAIREDDQTLIKFHGMYQQDDRDRREERVSKKLEWLYSYMIRLRLPGGFLTPEQWVGLNEKAEDHSTGTIKVTTRQTIQLHGILKSHLRPTIQSFNLQHLDSIAACGDVNRNVTCTANPSESPLQQEAYELAGKISEMCLPKTKSYYDIWIDDELLVDRKAEEDPLYQDRYLPRKLKIGIAVPPNNDVDVFINDIALIAIIENDKIVGYNIAAGGGLGATHGNEATYARLASILGFVDTEEKVLKAVYEIITVQRDFGNRSDRKLSRLKYTIDKLGINQYRAEVEKRTGFSFEPAREFTFTQRKDRYGWIQNHEGKWFYTVFVEHGRILNTAEYPLKSGLLKIAQTGKANFRFTCNQNLILADIDEKDKAEIESVLKEHGIFDNTNGASALRKNSVACVALNTCSLALAEAQRYLPSLVTKIEPILEKHGLLEEDITIRMTGCPNGCGRSPNAEIGFVGTAYGKYNLHIGGDRLGMRLNTKFKENIGEEEILTTLDELFGIYVQKRLVEETFGDFSYRYLHTLN; translated from the coding sequence ATGAACAACGATAAAGAAAACCTTTCACCGGTAGAAAGGATTAAAACCAGCAGTAATGGGCTCAGAGGATCTTTAAAAGAGAGCCTTGCTGATCAATTTACCGGAGCTATCCGGGAAGATGACCAAACTTTGATCAAATTCCATGGAATGTACCAGCAGGACGACAGAGACCGAAGGGAAGAGCGTGTCTCCAAAAAACTGGAATGGCTGTATTCTTATATGATCAGATTGAGACTTCCCGGTGGCTTTTTAACTCCGGAACAATGGGTAGGATTGAATGAAAAAGCAGAAGATCATTCTACAGGAACCATTAAAGTAACCACAAGACAAACCATTCAGCTGCATGGGATTTTAAAATCGCATTTAAGACCTACCATTCAGAGCTTCAATCTGCAGCATCTGGATTCTATTGCAGCCTGTGGAGATGTCAACAGAAATGTTACCTGTACAGCCAATCCTTCAGAATCCCCTTTACAGCAGGAAGCTTACGAGCTGGCAGGAAAAATCAGTGAAATGTGCCTTCCAAAAACCAAATCTTACTACGATATCTGGATTGATGATGAACTTTTGGTTGATCGTAAAGCTGAAGAAGATCCGTTATACCAGGACAGATATCTTCCAAGAAAACTGAAAATAGGAATTGCTGTTCCGCCAAATAACGATGTAGATGTATTTATCAATGATATTGCATTGATCGCCATTATTGAGAATGATAAAATTGTGGGTTACAATATTGCTGCCGGAGGCGGACTGGGAGCCACTCACGGAAATGAAGCCACGTATGCCCGTCTTGCATCAATCCTTGGATTTGTGGATACGGAAGAAAAAGTATTAAAAGCCGTCTACGAAATCATCACGGTTCAAAGAGACTTTGGAAACAGAAGCGACCGAAAATTATCAAGGTTAAAATATACGATTGATAAATTGGGTATCAACCAGTACAGAGCTGAAGTAGAAAAAAGAACGGGATTCAGTTTTGAACCGGCCCGTGAATTTACATTTACACAAAGAAAAGACCGCTACGGCTGGATCCAGAATCACGAAGGAAAATGGTTCTATACTGTATTTGTAGAGCATGGAAGAATCCTTAATACAGCTGAATATCCTTTAAAATCAGGATTATTAAAAATTGCACAGACTGGTAAAGCCAATTTCCGTTTTACCTGCAACCAGAACCTTATCCTAGCTGATATTGATGAAAAAGATAAAGCTGAAATTGAATCTGTCTTAAAAGAACACGGAATCTTTGATAATACAAACGGTGCAAGCGCCTTACGTAAAAATTCTGTTGCCTGCGTAGCTTTGAATACCTGTTCACTGGCTTTAGCGGAAGCTCAACGTTATCTTCCTTCTCTGGTCACAAAAATAGAACCTATCCTTGAGAAACATGGTCTTTTGGAAGAAGATATTACAATCCGTATGACCGGCTGTCCTAACGGTTGCGGAAGATCTCCCAATGCGGAAATAGGATTTGTAGGAACAGCCTATGGAAAATATAATCTTCACATCGGAGGAGACCGTTTAGGAATGCGATTGAATACAAAGTTTAAAGAAAATATAGGGGAGGAAGAGATTCTTACCACGCTGGATGAGCTTTTCGGGATTTATGTACAGAAAAGACTTGTAGAGGAAACATTTGGTGATTTTTCATACCGTTACTTACACACCTTAAATTAA
- a CDS encoding TonB-dependent receptor, producing MKNKKQGNFLPKAGIIAFTFLFFNLAEAQQQLIELSGSIKNTGTHKGLDSVKVQIENTQDTALTDQSGNFKLRTRVTIPFRVVIQKDGFSSQTVEILSPSNKITVGLNPQNTIIDDVVISASRVPEKILRSPIAIEKIDIKTIRESPAASFYETLENVKGLQLLTSSLTLKIPNSRGFNSPNNFRFMQLVDGVDVQSATLGVPLGNAIGPTELDIQSMEVTPGAASALYGMNAINGLASLQTKDPFTSEGISVYFRGGVNHVDNVNHKISSLGESAIRFAKVINKNFAVKVNASYFSGTDWISNNLTDQNPGPLVTANPNFSLANNPAEDLWNKYGDERNNRFAVKVDYNGKPTTFNVSRTGYLEKDLVSPDVKNIKFDAGLYYRFGDQWRTSYVYRYGLLDGTFQRGNKIRLQNATVQNHKVELTGRELTFRAYVSIENTGDSYNLKPLADNLDLTNLSNTNWKNIFQTALQNSLNAGTNLNDAFILARQEADKNRAVPGTTAFEQLKNTIIGINNWDSANAGVAGAPATGGAKLEQKSRFYQGELTYDFSRFVKIFSLLAGVDYRLYSITPDGNNFVDFNRPVSERNIPLANGTFGKDVIYQKYGAFAQITKLFFDDKLKINAALRVDRNPEFEAKLNPRISVVYSPVKEHNFRASFQNGYRFPSLFEALSFVNNGNVRRVGGLSKVNDGLGYLENSYTLASIDQFTSAVNADVDAGKTQSQAAQDNKQLLTVASLQKLQPEKINSFEVGYKSVFFNNKLVLDWDFYYNIYEGFLGQVEVAVPKNSQVGSNAAVLAMLDRSKQDRYRVYTNSNSTYKSYGTSLGVRYNITGNYNINTNVSYNDLASNNTSDLFITAFNTPKWMVNVSVGNREIVKNIGFTIVGRWQSGFTWESPLASGPIPAYYTIDAQATWKLPEIHANIKIGATNLLNRRYFQYAAGPEIGGLYYLAFTYDLKL from the coding sequence ATGAAAAACAAAAAGCAGGGAAATTTTCTACCTAAAGCAGGTATTATAGCATTTACATTTCTATTTTTTAACCTTGCAGAAGCACAGCAGCAGCTTATAGAGCTTAGCGGAAGCATCAAAAATACAGGAACACACAAAGGTCTCGATTCTGTAAAAGTACAGATAGAAAATACACAGGACACCGCATTAACCGATCAATCGGGTAATTTTAAGCTCAGAACAAGGGTTACTATTCCATTCAGAGTGGTTATTCAGAAAGACGGATTCAGCAGCCAGACGGTTGAAATCCTTTCACCTTCCAACAAAATAACGGTGGGACTTAATCCTCAGAACACCATCATTGATGATGTCGTGATTTCAGCCTCCAGAGTTCCTGAAAAAATATTAAGATCACCGATCGCCATTGAAAAAATTGATATCAAAACAATCAGGGAAAGTCCGGCAGCTTCGTTTTATGAAACCCTGGAAAATGTAAAAGGGTTACAGCTTTTAACGTCCAGTCTTACCTTAAAAATCCCCAATTCAAGAGGATTTAACTCGCCTAATAATTTCCGTTTTATGCAGTTGGTAGATGGTGTAGATGTACAGTCGGCAACGCTGGGCGTACCATTGGGAAATGCAATAGGCCCTACAGAACTGGATATCCAGTCAATGGAAGTAACCCCGGGAGCCGCTTCAGCACTGTACGGAATGAATGCCATTAACGGACTGGCGAGTTTACAGACCAAAGATCCGTTTACTTCTGAAGGAATAAGTGTTTATTTCCGTGGCGGAGTGAATCATGTAGATAATGTTAACCATAAAATAAGTTCCCTGGGAGAAAGTGCCATCCGTTTTGCAAAAGTGATTAATAAAAACTTTGCAGTGAAGGTGAATGCTTCCTATTTCAGCGGAACAGACTGGATTTCCAATAATCTGACTGATCAGAATCCCGGTCCATTGGTAACAGCCAATCCTAATTTTTCGCTGGCCAATAATCCGGCTGAAGACCTCTGGAATAAATACGGTGACGAAAGAAACAACCGTTTTGCCGTAAAAGTGGATTACAACGGTAAACCTACTACATTCAACGTTTCCAGAACAGGATATCTTGAGAAAGATCTTGTGAGTCCTGATGTGAAGAATATCAAATTCGATGCAGGATTATATTACCGTTTCGGAGACCAGTGGAGAACTTCTTACGTGTATCGTTACGGTTTGCTGGACGGAACTTTCCAGAGAGGAAATAAAATCCGCTTGCAAAACGCTACGGTTCAGAACCATAAAGTAGAACTGACAGGAAGAGAGTTAACTTTCAGAGCATATGTATCCATCGAAAATACGGGAGATTCTTATAACCTGAAGCCTTTGGCAGACAATCTGGACCTTACGAATCTTTCCAATACCAACTGGAAAAATATATTTCAAACTGCTCTTCAGAACAGCTTAAATGCTGGAACCAATCTTAATGACGCATTTATTCTCGCCCGTCAGGAAGCTGATAAAAACAGGGCAGTTCCCGGAACCACAGCCTTTGAACAGTTAAAAAACACCATTATCGGAATCAATAACTGGGATTCAGCCAATGCAGGAGTAGCTGGAGCTCCGGCAACAGGAGGAGCAAAGCTTGAACAGAAATCCCGCTTTTATCAGGGTGAGCTTACCTATGATTTCAGCAGATTTGTGAAAATTTTCAGCCTTCTGGCTGGTGTGGATTACCGACTGTATAGCATTACTCCGGATGGAAATAACTTTGTTGATTTCAACCGTCCTGTGAGTGAAAGAAATATTCCTTTAGCCAACGGCACCTTCGGGAAAGATGTGATCTATCAGAAATATGGTGCTTTTGCACAGATTACGAAGCTTTTCTTTGATGATAAATTAAAAATCAATGCCGCTTTACGTGTCGACAGAAATCCGGAGTTTGAAGCAAAGCTCAATCCAAGGATCAGCGTGGTGTATTCCCCTGTTAAAGAACATAACTTCAGGGCATCTTTTCAAAACGGATATCGTTTCCCTTCGTTATTTGAAGCACTTTCTTTCGTGAACAACGGGAATGTAAGAAGAGTAGGAGGTCTTTCAAAAGTAAATGACGGATTAGGTTATCTGGAAAATTCTTATACACTGGCTTCTATTGACCAGTTTACCTCAGCGGTAAATGCAGATGTGGATGCAGGAAAAACCCAAAGCCAGGCTGCTCAGGATAATAAACAGCTTTTAACGGTAGCCAGTTTACAAAAACTACAGCCGGAAAAAATCAATTCATTTGAAGTAGGATATAAGTCTGTGTTTTTCAATAATAAACTGGTGCTGGACTGGGATTTCTATTACAATATCTACGAAGGATTCCTGGGGCAGGTAGAAGTGGCTGTTCCAAAAAACAGCCAGGTGGGAAGCAATGCAGCCGTACTTGCGATGCTCGACAGAAGTAAACAGGACAGATACAGGGTTTATACCAACAGTAACAGCACTTACAAAAGTTATGGAACCTCTTTGGGAGTCCGGTATAATATTACAGGAAACTATAATATCAATACCAATGTTTCTTATAACGATCTTGCATCCAACAATACCTCAGACCTCTTTATTACTGCATTCAACACTCCGAAATGGATGGTAAACGTAAGTGTTGGTAACAGAGAAATCGTCAAAAACATAGGGTTTACCATTGTAGGAAGATGGCAGAGTGGCTTTACATGGGAAAGTCCTTTGGCATCAGGACCCATTCCGGCTTATTATACGATTGATGCACAGGCAACATGGAAACTTCCTGAAATTCATGCGAATATTAAAATTGGAGCTACCAATTTACTTAACCGCCGTTATTTCCAGTATGCAGCTGGCCCTGAAATCGGAGGCCTGTATTATCTCGCTTTTACGTATGACTTAAAACTGTAA